Proteins from one Cryptomeria japonica chromosome 4, Sugi_1.0, whole genome shotgun sequence genomic window:
- the LOC131032108 gene encoding small ribosomal subunit protein cS22, with amino-acid sequence MAAAYLSIAPTASAHTHMPKQFSTPKFITASRLPFTSIPTTSPCRPLSTLNHKKVLRIIAQVQVQEASVSGKQKEEFERKLYVGNIPRTCTNEELGKIFAECGAVEKAEVMYDKYTRRSRRFGFVTMSTVEDAQAAAEKLNGTEIGGREIKVNVTEKPLDMSTLNRLTEEVPFIESPYKVYVGNLAKTVTTETLKNKFSEKGNVLDAKVVCIPQTRKSCGYGFVSFSSEADMQAAISSFSNAELEGKRMSVNVA; translated from the exons ATGGCAGCTGCATACTTATCCATAGCTCCTACCGCTTCCGCTCACACCCATATGCCTAAGCAATTCTCAACTCCGAAATTTATTACCGCTTCTCGTCTCCCATTCACTTCAATCCCAACTACATCTCCATGTCGTCCTTTGTctacattgaatcacaagaaggtcCTCAGAATCATAGCACAAGTTCAAGTGCAGGAGGCTTCAGTATCTGGCAAGcagaaagaagagtttgaaaggAAACTATATGTGGGCAATATCCCTAGGACTTGTACCAATGAGGAGCTTGGTAAAATCTTTGCTGAATGTGGTGCTGTTGAGAAAGCAGAG GTTATGTATGATAAGTATACTAGGAGAAGTCGACGTTTTGGTTTCGTGACAATGAGCACTGTTGAGGATGCTCAAGCAGCTGCTGAAAAGCTGAATGGAACT GAAATAGGTGGACGTGAGATTAAGGTAAATGTTACAGAGAAACCCTTGGATATGTCCACTTTAAATCGGCTGACAGAAGAAGTCCCATTCATTGAAAGCCCATATAAAGTATATGTGGGTAATCTGGCAAAGACAGTAACCACTGAAACCCTGAAAAATAAATTTTCTGAGAAGGGGAACGTTTTGGATGCAAAAGTCGTTTGTATACCGCAAACAAGAAAGTCATGTGGCTATGGATTTGTTTCGTTTTCATCAGAAGCTGACATGCAGGCTGCCATTTCCTCATTCAGTAATGCG GAACTAGAAGGAAAACGAATGAGTGTGAATGTTGCATGA